Proteins co-encoded in one Nicotiana sylvestris chromosome 7, ASM39365v2, whole genome shotgun sequence genomic window:
- the LOC138873213 gene encoding uncharacterized protein yields the protein MLRKDTETSWIEDCQKAFDKIKEYLSTPPILVLPELGRPLILYLSVLDGAFRCVLGQHDETGRKEQAIYYLCKKFTPYEERTLPKHTRVGGVGIGAILVSETSQHYLVSAKLRFLCTNNMSEYEAYILELNMAVDMNIQELLVISNLDFLMHQVQGEWPAKNSNIFPYLHHVKELRKRFTNIELQHVPRIQNEFVDALATLSSMIQHPDKNFIVPIPVRIHCQPAYYAHVDEKIDGKPWFHDIKEYLAKGEYPEHKNHTKKCKIFQSRLPQRRKLV from the exons atgctgaggaaagatacCGAGACGAGCTGgatcgaggattgtcagaaagcttttgacaagatcaaggagtacctgtccacaccaccaattCTGGTTCTGCCAGAACTAGGacggcctttgattctatatctatctgtgttggatggagccttcagatgtgttctaggacaacatgatgagacaggaagaaaggagcaagccatatactacttgtgtaagaagttcacaccttacgaa gagaggacattaccaaAGCATACGAGGGTTGGAGGAGTGGGAATTGGAGcaattttggtatcagaaacaagTCAACATTATTtagtatctgctaaactcagatttctctgcaccaacaacatgtcAGAGTATGAAGCCTATATACTAGaactcaacatggcagtcgacatgaatattcaggagctgctggtaatcAGCAATTTAGATTTTCTTATGCACCAAGTACAAGGGGAGTGGCCCGCCAAGAATTCCAATATatttccatatctgcaccatgtgaaggaattgagaaagaggttcacaaatatAGAGTTacaacatgtgcccagaattcaaaatgagtttgtcgatgcattggccactttgtcatccatgatacaacatccagataagaatttcattgttCCCATCCCAGTGAGAATCCATTGTCAACCGGCCTACTATGCTCATGTTGATGAAAAgatagatggaaagccttggttccatgacatcaaggagtatttggcgaaaggagaatacccggagcacaAAAACCACActaaaaaatgcaagattttccAATCAcgtcttccacagcggaggaaacttgtatag